DNA sequence from the Actinomycetota bacterium genome:
GCATTCAGAAGGGAGGGGAGACATGGATCGCCTCGGCGGTGGCAGCGGTTCATTCGTCTCCTACACAACTTGGGGGTCGAGGTGCGTGGCGGGGGCACGCTCCAGCTCCTGCTGCCTGGGCGGTTCTTGCGCCACCGACGTTCGCAGCAGATCCTCGACGCCGAGGAGTTTGAGCGAAAACTCTTGACGCACTTGTACGCTAAGGAGAACGACATCACATCGTAGCGTCCTTCGACTGCCCATCCGTCTGCGGTCGAAACCGATGAATTTGCTGCTGAGCGCGCCAGGTGAGAGATCTCGTTTGCCACTTCGCAGCCCAGGCGAGTGTGAACAAGATCATTCCGTAGTAGAAGCCAGGCCCGGCCTCGTGCTGAATCAGATCCCGGTTGTCGCGGATGACGGTGATCCTCTTGACCGCGTGGCGGATGAACGAAATCTGCGACAGCCCTCCTGCATGAAGGCGATGCACGACTCCCTCCACGCCGGAATACGCCCACTGGTCCGCGATCGCGGCAAGGCGGATCTTGTAGTCCCAATCCTCGTATGGCTCACCCTGCCGTCGGTAGCCCCCCATCTTTATGTGCAGATCCTTTGCGACGAGCACATCTCGGGGGACGTGGGTTCTGGCGGCGAGCATCCAGCGAACGCGTTCCTTCTTCGAGAACGTCGCGAAGGACCCAAGATGTTCGAAGTCGGTCTGTCCGGTCTCCACGTGGATGAGACGTTGGTCTGAAAACGCGATCGGCGCCGACGTCCTCGTTATTGCTGCGCTCTCGCCGGCGAGCTTGCCTGGAAGATGGTAGTCATCACCATCCAACGCAGTCACGAAGTCGGCATCGGTCTGCCTGACGGCGAGGTCTCTGTTGATCGTGACGCCAAGATTCCTTTCCCGGAACACCGGAGTGATGATGGGATGCTCGTTCGCCATTGACTCGATCAGCTGACGAGAGCCGTCCGTCGACCCATCGTCGGCAACAACGATCTCGTCCGGTCGGCGCGCTTGCCCCAGAAGGCTACGGATCGCCTCGCCAACCGTCGCTTCCTGGTTGTAGCACGTCACTATGCAGCTTATGCGCACTCCATCCCCTATTGTCGGATCGGTCGCCACCTTCGATCCGGTCAAGCATCGCAGAACGTCTCGAGACGTGCTCTAGAGCGGGAGGACGAATGAGCGGTATCTCCTCGAGAGCGGTGAGGTTTCGTGTTCGAGCCTTGCGCAGGATCCAGCGACTGCTTATCGGCCCCATCGGTGCGGCCATCCCTGGACCCGGCTGGGTGCGCTCCGTCGTGGAGCGGCTCAGCGAGCCGCGCGTCGCTCACCACGTTGTTCAGACGTGGACGCGCACGCCGGCAACGATCGAATACTACGACTTCCCGTCGAGTTTCCCTCCGTATTTCCGGCGAACGAAAGCGTTCGATGAGCGTCATGCGTACCGGCTCCGCGACGTTATGGTTAGCCCCAATAGTGGGCTTGTGTGGCTTCCCCGTGGTCCTGTACTCGCAGAGAGCTATGGATCCCTTATCCGAATGCTCGGTTGGGGTGATGTTCGAGCTGAACTCTTGATGCACGCAGACTCATTGAGCGGAAGCGTCATCCCGTTCCCACGAATGCCTTACTACCATTGGTTGCTCGAAATCGTACCGTCGGCTCTGTTCAGCCTCGGCGTCAGCCCGAAGAGCTCAGTCTTGCTGTCCCCGGGGTCGCCTAGGTACGCGATCGAGGGGGCTGAGAGAGTCGCACCCGGCCGCGTCATCTTTGCAGGTGGCGTCTGTCGCGTCGAAGAGTGCATCGTTGCGGCGCGGGAGCCATTACCCGGATTCATCAAGAGGACCGAAATCGAACGAATCCGTGAGTTCTTCTCCGAAGACCGCCGGAACGCAGAAGGACCCAGACGAGTGTACGTATCTCGTCGCAGGGATGGAGCACGTGCGTTGGCCAACGAGAATGACATCGAAGAGGCGATGCACGAACAAGGGATTGCCGTCGTCTACCCACAGGATCTGTCTCTGAGGGATCAGATGCAGCTCTTCGCGTCCGTCGAGCTAGTGGTTGCGCCGCACGGGGCAGGGCTCGCCAACATCGTATGGGGTGACCGACTTCGGCGTGTCGTGGAGATCTTTCCGGCAACCTATTTCAATGACTGCTACGCGAGACTGAGTCGGATGATGAATGCTGATTACAGATACATCGACTCATACCCGGATGCGGATTCAGCAGGGATCGTTCCGATGGAACAGCTACTATCGTTGCTTCGTATGCACACCTAGCGATGGACGTTAGGGAGCGTAAGCAACATGGCATCGTGAGATCACAAAGCTTGAGATTGGGAACTCGGCACCGCGGTGAGGACGCGCCAGGCGCATACGTTAGTGTGCAGATTTAGCTACGTTGGGATCACGCCTCACCGCGTCCCGGATGCCGAAGATGAATCCGCTGGAGATCGACAGGGCAATCGCGAGGGTTGGGAAGAAGAAAGTGCTTCCGACCAGCTCTGCTATCAAGGCCGTGATGACCACACCGGACAGAGCCAATGCGTGCTGACGTTCGAGGATTCGGTACCGCAAGACCGAGCGGAGCGCCGCGAGCAGTTGACCCCAGAACGTGACGATCCCTACCAACCCGATGAAGCCGAGCTCCATCATCCAGAAGAGAATGTCGTTATGTGGATAAACGAATGTGTTGCCCTCGGCGGCGAAGCTCGTATTCCCTTCACCGAACAAGTCCTCAGAATCCAATGTAAACGTGTGACCGAAACCGTTCCCGAGGGGTAGGCCAGACTCGATCTCCACCCACAGAATCTCCCAGAGATCGAAGCGGCCCGTTGTGTACCCTCCCGCTCCCTCGAATGTGTTCCCGGGAACGACCCGTTCACGGGCCAATGGCACAGCAAGGATCAAAGCCATGCCGAGTACCGCAAGGAATAGGTACCGCGCTCTGCGGGCACGCAAGGAGATATATACGATTGCGATCACGCCACTTATCCAGGCGCCTCTCTGGAGGCCAGGGAATAGCGCCAGGAAGAAGCCGGCTGCCAGTACGGCGTGTACCATCGGGTGATACAAGGAACCGCTTGCGTCTCGAGCGATGAGCCGAGCGAAGCAAATCGTAAGGCCGACCGCGGCCAAGTAAGAGGCGGTTCTACCGATCGGCAGCGCGCCGATCAACGCCAATCCGGACGAGAAGAACGTGAACTCAAAGGCAACGCTGATCACCAGGCCGATTAGAAGCGCGTTGATCAGCGTTGTGCCGCGCAGGTCTCCCATCCGAACCGCGTTGTAGGTTACGAGCCCAAGCAAGATCTGGAACGCCAATCCGTTCAGGAATCCTCTGGCTACCAAAGCCTCGATCCCAGTGAGGTCAGCACGGATGAGTAGCGCGGAGATGAACAGCAAGGTAAGACCGGTGAATCCCGACCGCCATCCCACCGATATGCTGCCTCGCATGATCAGTTGGCCAATGAGCGTAAAAAGCATCAGAAGCGCAAGGGCTCGTGTTGGCGCTCCCTGAACCTGCGCCACGGGTGTCGCAGCGATGAACAGAACGACCCAGGCCGGCCTGAGGAGAACGCCGAAGGCAACGATAGGAAATGCCAGGAGAAGGATCGCCGGCGCGGTTGCGAGCCGCCCCGTCGAGTGAGCAACAACGAGCACCGCGACCCACCCGGCGACAGCCGCGTAGGCCAGCGCCTCCATGATGCGTGTTGCATCGAGGTTGATGAAACGTGGGAGGGCAGCGCTGCCGGATCGGCTCATCGTTACACCGGCCTGGTCTCGATATGATCTCGAAGGTCTCCGGATCTTCTCCCGTGCCCACGAACCGCGATGAACAGCAACCGGAGGATCGTCCTCGCTACGCCTCGCTGGTGCGTGGAATGCGCGAGCCCGAGCCGTACCCTATGCCACCAAGGGAGCACGTCGTCGCGCGTTGTCAGAGCTTCCCACCTAGACGATGCCGGGCGGGCGCGGGGGAGCCCACTCCTCAGCCGATCAGGGTCGTAGCCGAGCCCGCGGATCAGGGCCGGCCCGAGCTCTTCAAGATACGACGCCGCGACATCACGTTTCGCAGGCGTGTCCAGGTCGCGTTTCCAACGGTCAAGGTAATTGGTGACGGGAAGCCGGTGCTGGGCTGCGGTCGCGTCGCCGAGTGAGGCCTCCGAAGCCATGTACTCCTTCAAGTTCGGGACGTAATCCAGCTCCAACCGACCGAATAGAGCCTCCAGTGTGCCGTCGGGGTCGTCGACGAGGTCTTCGTAACGGATCACAGCCGTTCGCCAGTCACCCAGGCGATCGATTGCTCGGATCATCTTCTGAGGCGCCGTCACGAGGTCGTGCATTCGGTCCATCCGCCGGAGGTTCGTCCAATCGCCGGCACCGTGTGTGTGAAGGATGGATGAGAAGACGGCAACTGGATTTCGAAATAGAAAGATCATGCGCGCGCGGGGAAACACCTCACGGAGTTCATCCACGATGTGGTAATAGCGAGGCGTCTTGTCAAGGAAGATATCCCCATCCGACTCCTTGAGCGCCTGCGAATAGAGATTGCCCGCACTCAGGCGGATAGAGTGAACGAAGTGATCGCCTTTCGCTGGGAGGCTAGCAAGGAAGCTCTTTAGCGCTAGATGCGCGGTTCCGGCGTCGTACTCCGCGGCCAGTCCATCCGACCGATTCGCATAGAGCAGATGCAGCATGAGCCAGGGTTCTGGAGACGTTTCGATGCGAGGATGGCCGGCTAGCATCCGCTGGAGCAACGTTGAGCCAGATCGAGGTTGGGAGACCAGGAAGATCAGGTCGTCGCCGAGATGCTCGCTTGGTGTCAACGTGCGAGATCCTTAGGCGTCGTGGACTGCCGACCGTTCGTGCGTCAGCGACGCGGCTCTGGGGGCGTCGACGCCGGAATCCAGCGGCTCATGGCTCCATGAATGATCGACGACGAGTACACCTTTGGAGCGGTCCAAGGCGACGCCATGGCCGTAATAGTCGAACAGTTCGACATCGAACTCGGCGACAGCGTCAAACCGCGCGATGGTCTCGTAACCAGGACGGACGAATTCGACGTCGAGCACGTAATGTCCCGCCACGAGCGGCAGACGCTGGATGCTCAGCTGAACCAGCCCACGACGATGCAAGGCGTCGATGTGGAACCCACCCATGGGGCTGCTGGCCAGCCGGATGAGCTCCTGCCCGTACATATCCTTGATCTTCACGACGAATGCAGGGGATAGGAAATGACTCTCCGTTCGATAATGAAGGATCACATCTAATGGGTCGCCTGTCCTGCTCCCGATTCCGCGGTTCGCGGGGTTCTGAATTCGGCAGTCTGTCAGCGTGAATCCCCGCTGAAGATGATTCAGCTTGGCCGTGTCAACACCATAACCAATTCGTTCCTCATTGGCGCTGGCTTGCTTCTGGAAGCGTGTGCAGGCCTCGGTCACTTCGGCCGATGGCCCGATCTGCGCGATGTGGCCCTTCTCGATCCAGATGGCCTTATCGCATAGCGCGTTGATAGCAGCCATGTTGTGACTGACGAACAGAACCGTGCGTCCCCCACGCGCAACTTCGCTCATCTTTCCCAGACTCTTCGCTTGAAAGGACACGTCGCCCACCGCGAGGACCTCGTCGATGAGTAGGATCTCGGGCTCAAGATATGCCGCCACGGAAAATGCGAGCCTCATGTACATGCCGCTCGAGTAGTGCTTCACCTGCGTCTCGATGAAGTCCTCCACTTCGGCGAACGCCACGATCTCGTCGAACTTCGATGCGATCTCCTTCTTCGTCATCCCGAGGATGGCCCCGTTCAGGAACACGTTCTCGCGTCCCGACAGTTCCGGGTGGAACCCCGTACCGACCTCGAGCAACGAGCCGACACGGCCGTGGAGTTCGGCCCATCCCTCTGTCGGTTCCGTGACTCTTGAGAGAATCTTCAGGAGGGTGGTCTTACCTGCGCCGTTTCGTCCGATGATCCCGACCGCTTCGCCGTGCGAAATCTCGAGAGAGACGTTGCGTAATGCCCAGAAGTGCTCGGGTGCATCCGGTGCGCCGATCTTATCCGAGCGAGCCCTTCGTAACCGCCGGAGAGGCGCCGTGGCGGCTCCGGCGAGCGTCTCTCGAAGCGTTTGATAGGAGCGGTTCCGTCCGGCCAACACACGCCGATAACGCTTGCCTAGCCCGACCGCTTGCACGGCGATATCGCCCCGGCTATTGCTCATGGCAACCCGGTTCATTCATACGATGTCGGCAAAGGTTCTCTCCAAACGCCGGAAATAGAACGCTCCGCTGATGAGTAGGGAGACGGTGACGAGCGATGAAACGAGGATCAGTTGCGACGGCGCGTCGCCGGACCCGAGGAGCGCCCAGCGAAAGCCTTCGACGACGCCTACCATCGGATTTAGGGCATAGATCGTGCGCCAAGGTTCGTCAAGCAAGCTCGATGGATAGGCGACGGGCGTCAGGAACAACCACGCTTGCGTCAGGAACTGAACCGTATATCGGACATCCCGGAACTTCGCATTGAGACCGGCGAGCCAAAGACCGACGGCGAGCGCGGTTACGCACGCGAGAAGCAAGAACAACGGCAACGTCAAGGCCTGGATGGGAGGTGTGATCCCATAGGAGGCCATGATGACGAGAAGGATCGCGAACGCCACAGCGAAATCCACCAGACCGGAGAGGACTGCAGCGATCGGCATGGTCAAACGTGGGAAGTACACCTTCGTAACCAAGCGTGCGTTGGCCACGAGACTGTCCGCGGACTGAATAATGCCCTGTTCGAAGAACTGCCACGGAACCAACGCCGCGAAGCTGAACACCGGGTAGGGAAGCCCGTCTGACGGGACGCCGGCCAGGCGGCCGAAGAAGATGCTAAAGATCACCATCGTGAAGAACGGTCTTATGACCGCCCAGAGCCCCCCGAAGATCGTCTGCTTGTAGCGCACCTTCACGTCGCGCCAGACGAAGAAGTACAGCAGCTCGCGGTACTCCCAGAGCTCTCTGAGCCTCAGGGAGGCCCAGGCTCCTTTGGGCGCCTCGATCCGGATCGTGGCTCCGCGACCACCTTCGGGCCCTTCTCGATCCGAGTGAACGGACGTGTCCGACGCAGTCGTCTCGGTGGGAGAGGCCAAGCTGCTCGATCCTTCCTATGGGCTGACGCGCCG
Encoded proteins:
- a CDS encoding glycosyltransferase, whose translation is MRISCIVTCYNQEATVGEAIRSLLGQARRPDEIVVADDGSTDGSRQLIESMANEHPIITPVFRERNLGVTINRDLAVRQTDADFVTALDGDDYHLPGKLAGESAAITRTSAPIAFSDQRLIHVETGQTDFEHLGSFATFSKKERVRWMLAARTHVPRDVLVAKDLHIKMGGYRRQGEPYEDWDYKIRLAAIADQWAYSGVEGVVHRLHAGGLSQISFIRHAVKRITVIRDNRDLIQHEAGPGFYYGMILFTLAWAAKWQTRSLTWRAQQQIHRFRPQTDGQSKDATM
- a CDS encoding glycosyltransferase family 61 protein, producing MRSVVERLSEPRVAHHVVQTWTRTPATIEYYDFPSSFPPYFRRTKAFDERHAYRLRDVMVSPNSGLVWLPRGPVLAESYGSLIRMLGWGDVRAELLMHADSLSGSVIPFPRMPYYHWLLEIVPSALFSLGVSPKSSVLLSPGSPRYAIEGAERVAPGRVIFAGGVCRVEECIVAAREPLPGFIKRTEIERIREFFSEDRRNAEGPRRVYVSRRRDGARALANENDIEEAMHEQGIAVVYPQDLSLRDQMQLFASVELVVAPHGAGLANIVWGDRLRRVVEIFPATYFNDCYARLSRMMNADYRYIDSYPDADSAGIVPMEQLLSLLRMHT
- a CDS encoding O-antigen ligase family protein; the protein is MEALAYAAVAGWVAVLVVAHSTGRLATAPAILLLAFPIVAFGVLLRPAWVVLFIAATPVAQVQGAPTRALALLMLFTLIGQLIMRGSISVGWRSGFTGLTLLFISALLIRADLTGIEALVARGFLNGLAFQILLGLVTYNAVRMGDLRGTTLINALLIGLVISVAFEFTFFSSGLALIGALPIGRTASYLAAVGLTICFARLIARDASGSLYHPMVHAVLAAGFFLALFPGLQRGAWISGVIAIVYISLRARRARYLFLAVLGMALILAVPLARERVVPGNTFEGAGGYTTGRFDLWEILWVEIESGLPLGNGFGHTFTLDSEDLFGEGNTSFAAEGNTFVYPHNDILFWMMELGFIGLVGIVTFWGQLLAALRSVLRYRILERQHALALSGVVITALIAELVGSTFFFPTLAIALSISSGFIFGIRDAVRRDPNVAKSAH
- a CDS encoding sulfotransferase — protein: MTPSEHLGDDLIFLVSQPRSGSTLLQRMLAGHPRIETSPEPWLMLHLLYANRSDGLAAEYDAGTAHLALKSFLASLPAKGDHFVHSIRLSAGNLYSQALKESDGDIFLDKTPRYYHIVDELREVFPRARMIFLFRNPVAVFSSILHTHGAGDWTNLRRMDRMHDLVTAPQKMIRAIDRLGDWRTAVIRYEDLVDDPDGTLEALFGRLELDYVPNLKEYMASEASLGDATAAQHRLPVTNYLDRWKRDLDTPAKRDVAASYLEELGPALIRGLGYDPDRLRSGLPRARPASSRWEALTTRDDVLPWWHRVRLGLAHSTHQRGVARTILRLLFIAVRGHGRRSGDLRDHIETRPV
- a CDS encoding ABC transporter ATP-binding protein; protein product: MSNSRGDIAVQAVGLGKRYRRVLAGRNRSYQTLRETLAGAATAPLRRLRRARSDKIGAPDAPEHFWALRNVSLEISHGEAVGIIGRNGAGKTTLLKILSRVTEPTEGWAELHGRVGSLLEVGTGFHPELSGRENVFLNGAILGMTKKEIASKFDEIVAFAEVEDFIETQVKHYSSGMYMRLAFSVAAYLEPEILLIDEVLAVGDVSFQAKSLGKMSEVARGGRTVLFVSHNMAAINALCDKAIWIEKGHIAQIGPSAEVTEACTRFQKQASANEERIGYGVDTAKLNHLQRGFTLTDCRIQNPANRGIGSRTGDPLDVILHYRTESHFLSPAFVVKIKDMYGQELIRLASSPMGGFHIDALHRRGLVQLSIQRLPLVAGHYVLDVEFVRPGYETIARFDAVAEFDVELFDYYGHGVALDRSKGVLVVDHSWSHEPLDSGVDAPRAASLTHERSAVHDA
- a CDS encoding ABC transporter permease, producing the protein MASPTETTASDTSVHSDREGPEGGRGATIRIEAPKGAWASLRLRELWEYRELLYFFVWRDVKVRYKQTIFGGLWAVIRPFFTMVIFSIFFGRLAGVPSDGLPYPVFSFAALVPWQFFEQGIIQSADSLVANARLVTKVYFPRLTMPIAAVLSGLVDFAVAFAILLVIMASYGITPPIQALTLPLFLLLACVTALAVGLWLAGLNAKFRDVRYTVQFLTQAWLFLTPVAYPSSLLDEPWRTIYALNPMVGVVEGFRWALLGSGDAPSQLILVSSLVTVSLLISGAFYFRRLERTFADIV